In the Pseudomonas sp. DTU_2021_1001937_2_SI_NGA_ILE_001 genome, one interval contains:
- a CDS encoding ABC transporter substrate-binding protein has protein sequence MKPTFLHWPLALALSCAASVTLAKPLVVCTEASPEGFDITQYTTAVTADASAETLLERLVAFAPGTTDPVPGLAERWEISDDGLQYTFHLRRGVKFHTTDYFTPSREMNADDVLWSFQRQLDPAHPWHKLTSIGFPYFESMGFGQLIKQVEKLDEHTVRFTLTRAEAPFLRDLAMPFTAIYSAEYADQLLKAGKPEQLNSRPVGTGPFILTRYAKDAQVRFKANPHYWKGPVPSEALIFAITLDSNTRLQKLKANECQVALYPKPDDIETIKADPKLAIDEMEAMMVSYVAFNTSKPWLKDLRVRQAINLAFDKQAFIDALFGAGKATAGVGPYPPTLLGFDHQARNPAPDLAKARALLKEAGVPQGQVFTLFTRNGGGVTNPNPSLGAQMLQADLAKIGLKVDIRVMEWGEMLRRAKSGEHDMVFAGWAGDNGDPDNFLTPMLSCEAARNGENYARWCNPEFEAAINAARASNEPSARADLYGEAQRVFIRELPWISLAYPKLFVARRQNVDGFHISPLTNNNFTTTSVK, from the coding sequence TTGAAACCGACATTCCTGCACTGGCCACTGGCCCTGGCGCTGTCCTGCGCCGCCAGTGTCACCCTGGCCAAGCCCCTGGTGGTGTGCACCGAAGCCAGCCCCGAAGGCTTCGACATCACCCAGTACACCACGGCGGTGACCGCCGACGCCTCGGCGGAAACCCTGCTCGAACGCCTGGTGGCCTTCGCCCCCGGCACCACCGACCCGGTGCCCGGCCTGGCCGAGCGCTGGGAGATCAGCGACGATGGCCTGCAATACACCTTCCATCTGCGCCGTGGAGTGAAATTCCACACCACCGACTACTTCACCCCCAGCCGCGAGATGAACGCCGACGACGTGCTATGGAGCTTTCAGCGCCAGCTCGACCCGGCCCACCCCTGGCACAAGCTGACCTCGATCGGCTTCCCGTACTTTGAAAGCATGGGCTTCGGCCAACTGATCAAGCAGGTAGAAAAGCTCGACGAGCACACCGTGCGCTTCACCCTCACGCGCGCCGAAGCGCCGTTCCTGCGCGACCTGGCCATGCCGTTCACGGCCATCTACTCGGCCGAGTACGCCGATCAATTGCTCAAGGCCGGCAAGCCGGAGCAGCTCAACAGCCGCCCGGTGGGCACCGGCCCGTTCATCCTGACTCGCTACGCCAAGGACGCCCAGGTCCGCTTCAAAGCCAACCCGCACTACTGGAAAGGCCCGGTGCCCAGCGAAGCGCTGATCTTCGCCATCACCCTGGACAGCAATACCCGGCTGCAGAAGCTCAAGGCCAACGAATGCCAGGTAGCGCTGTACCCCAAGCCCGATGACATCGAGACCATCAAGGCCGACCCGAAACTGGCCATCGACGAAATGGAAGCCATGATGGTCAGCTACGTGGCCTTCAACACCAGCAAGCCCTGGCTCAAGGACCTGCGGGTACGCCAGGCCATCAACCTGGCATTCGACAAGCAGGCCTTCATCGACGCGCTGTTCGGCGCCGGCAAGGCCACTGCCGGGGTCGGCCCGTACCCGCCGACCCTGCTGGGCTTCGACCATCAGGCGCGCAACCCGGCCCCGGACCTGGCGAAGGCCAGGGCGCTGCTCAAGGAGGCCGGCGTTCCGCAAGGCCAGGTGTTCACCCTGTTCACCCGCAATGGCGGCGGGGTCACCAACCCCAATCCGTCCCTGGGCGCGCAGATGCTGCAGGCCGACCTGGCGAAGATCGGCCTGAAGGTCGACATTCGCGTCATGGAATGGGGCGAAATGCTGCGCCGCGCCAAAAGCGGCGAACACGACATGGTGTTCGCCGGCTGGGCCGGTGACAACGGCGACCCGGACAACTTCCTGACCCCGATGCTCAGTTGCGAAGCGGCGCGCAATGGCGAGAATTACGCCCGCTGGTGCAACCCAGAATTCGAAGCGGCGATCAACGCCGCGCGCGCCAGCAACGAACCTTCCGCGCGGGCCGACCTCTACGGAGAAGCACAGCGGGTTTTCATCCGCGAGCTGCCGTGGATCAGCCTGGCCTACCCCAAATTGTTCGTCGCAAGACGGCAAAACGTCGACGGCTTCCACATCAGCCCGTTGACCAACAACAACTTCACGACCACGAGCGTGAAGTAG
- a CDS encoding ABC transporter permease subunit, with protein sequence MLSFIARRVGLLIPTFFGITLLTFALIRLIPGDPVEVMMGERRVDPEMHAQAMERLGLNKPLYEQYIDYVGKLAQGDLGESLRTRESVWREFLSLFPATVELSLAALLFAGTVGLLAGVIAALKRGSLFDHGVMGISLTGYSMPIFWWGLILIMFFSVSLGWTPVSGRIDLLYDIPPVTGFMLIDTLLSDEQGAFLDALHHMILPAIVLGTIPLAVIARMTRSSMLEVLREDYVRTARAKGLSPARVVFVHGLRNALIPVLTVFGLQVGTLLAGAVLTETIFSWPGIGKWLIEAIGARDYPVVQNGILLIACLVILVNFVVDILYGLANPRIRHQR encoded by the coding sequence ATGCTGAGTTTCATTGCCCGCCGGGTGGGGTTGCTGATTCCCACCTTTTTCGGGATCACCTTGCTGACCTTCGCCCTGATACGCCTGATCCCTGGCGATCCGGTGGAAGTGATGATGGGCGAACGCCGGGTCGACCCGGAAATGCACGCCCAGGCCATGGAGCGCCTGGGCCTGAACAAGCCCCTCTATGAACAGTACATCGACTACGTGGGCAAGCTGGCCCAGGGTGACCTCGGCGAGTCGCTGCGCACCCGCGAGAGCGTATGGCGCGAGTTCCTCTCGCTGTTCCCGGCCACCGTCGAGCTGTCCCTGGCGGCGCTGCTGTTCGCCGGCACCGTCGGCCTGCTGGCCGGGGTGATCGCGGCGCTCAAACGCGGCTCGCTGTTCGACCACGGGGTGATGGGCATTTCCCTGACCGGCTATTCCATGCCGATCTTCTGGTGGGGCCTGATCCTGATCATGTTCTTCTCGGTGTCGCTGGGCTGGACCCCGGTGTCGGGGCGTATCGACCTGCTCTACGACATCCCGCCGGTCACCGGTTTCATGCTCATCGACACCCTGCTCAGCGACGAACAGGGCGCGTTCCTCGATGCGCTGCACCATATGATTCTGCCGGCCATCGTGCTGGGCACCATCCCGCTGGCGGTGATCGCGCGCATGACCCGCTCGTCGATGCTTGAAGTGCTGCGCGAAGACTACGTGCGCACCGCTCGCGCCAAGGGCCTGTCGCCGGCGCGTGTGGTGTTCGTCCACGGCCTGCGCAACGCACTGATCCCGGTGCTGACCGTGTTCGGCCTGCAAGTCGGCACGCTGCTGGCCGGTGCGGTGCTCACCGAGACCATCTTTTCCTGGCCCGGTATCGGCAAATGGCTGATCGAAGCCATCGGCGCCCGTGACTACCCGGTGGTGCAGAACGGCATCCTGCTGATCGCCTGCCTGGTGATCCTGGTCAACTTCGTGGTGGACATCCTCTACGGCCTGGCCAACCCACGCATCCGTCATCAACGCTGA
- a CDS encoding ABC transporter permease subunit, producing MSKAATSVVDQSLLYPSPLKEFWQAFARNKGAVAGLAFMLLIVFSALFAPWVAPHDPSEQYRDFLLTPPAWLEGGQWQFILGTDELGRDLLSRLIHGARLSLLIGLSSVVMSLIPGILLGLLAGFFPRFIGPSVMRLMDIMLALPSLLLAVAIVAILGPGLINTVIAIAIVSLPSYVRLTRAAVMGELNRDYVTAARLAGATLPRLMFITVLPNCMAPLIVQATLSFSSAILDAAALGFLGLGVQPPTPEWGTMLASARDYIERAWWVVSLPGLTILLSVLAINLMGDGLRDALDPKLKNAL from the coding sequence ATGAGCAAGGCCGCGACCAGCGTGGTCGACCAGAGCCTGCTCTACCCCTCTCCACTGAAAGAATTCTGGCAAGCCTTCGCCCGCAACAAGGGCGCGGTGGCCGGCCTGGCCTTCATGCTGCTGATCGTGTTCAGCGCGCTGTTCGCGCCCTGGGTCGCCCCGCACGACCCGAGCGAGCAGTACCGCGACTTCCTGCTCACCCCACCGGCCTGGCTGGAGGGCGGCCAGTGGCAGTTCATCCTCGGCACCGACGAGCTGGGCCGCGACCTGCTCTCGCGGCTGATCCACGGCGCGCGGCTGTCGCTGCTGATCGGCCTGTCGTCGGTGGTCATGTCGCTGATTCCGGGCATCCTGCTGGGTCTGCTGGCCGGGTTCTTCCCGCGCTTCATCGGCCCGTCGGTAATGCGCCTGATGGACATCATGCTGGCCCTGCCCTCGCTGCTGCTGGCGGTGGCCATCGTCGCCATCCTCGGCCCCGGCCTGATCAACACCGTGATCGCCATCGCCATCGTTTCGCTGCCGTCCTACGTGCGCCTGACCCGCGCTGCGGTGATGGGCGAGCTGAACCGCGACTACGTGACCGCCGCACGTCTGGCCGGCGCCACCCTGCCACGCCTGATGTTCATCACCGTGCTGCCCAACTGCATGGCGCCGCTGATCGTGCAGGCCACCCTGAGCTTTTCCTCGGCGATTCTCGACGCCGCCGCCCTGGGCTTCCTGGGCCTGGGCGTGCAACCGCCGACCCCGGAGTGGGGCACCATGCTGGCCTCGGCGCGCGACTACATCGAACGCGCCTGGTGGGTGGTGAGCCTGCCGGGCCTGACCATTCTGCTCAGCGTGCTGGCAATCAACCTGATGGGCGACGGCCTGCGCGACGCGCTGGACCCGAAACTCAAGAACGCGCTCTGA
- a CDS encoding ABC transporter ATP-binding protein — protein sequence MSLLEINNLSVRFGDANAVPVVDGLSLSVERGEVLAIVGESGSGKSVTMMALMGLIDHPGIIQADALRFDNQDLLSLSARQRRRIIGKDLAMVFQDPMTALNPSYTVGYQIIEVLRQHLGLSGKAARQRALELLEKVEIPGAAQRLDAYPHQLSGGMSQRVAIAMAIAGEPKLLIADEPTTALDVTIQAQIMELLLSLQKEQDMALVLITHDLAVVAETAQRVCVMYAGQAVEVGQVPGLFDMPAHPYSEALLAAIPEHSLGAERLATLPGLVPGRYDRPQGCLLSPRCPYVQDNCRTQRPALDAKAHSLARCFYPLNQEVA from the coding sequence ATGTCCCTGCTTGAAATCAACAACCTCAGCGTGCGCTTCGGCGACGCCAATGCCGTGCCCGTGGTCGATGGCCTGTCGCTGAGCGTAGAGCGCGGCGAAGTGCTGGCCATCGTCGGCGAATCCGGCTCGGGTAAATCGGTGACCATGATGGCGCTGATGGGCCTGATCGATCACCCCGGCATCATCCAGGCCGACGCCCTGCGCTTCGACAACCAGGACCTGCTGAGCCTCAGCGCCCGGCAACGGCGCAGGATCATCGGCAAAGACCTGGCCATGGTCTTCCAGGACCCGATGACCGCGCTCAACCCCAGCTACACCGTGGGCTACCAGATCATCGAAGTGCTGCGTCAGCACCTCGGGCTGTCCGGCAAGGCCGCGCGCCAGCGCGCCCTGGAGCTGCTGGAGAAGGTCGAGATTCCGGGCGCTGCCCAGCGCCTGGACGCCTACCCGCACCAGTTGTCCGGCGGCATGAGCCAGCGTGTGGCAATCGCCATGGCCATCGCCGGCGAACCCAAGCTGCTGATCGCCGACGAGCCGACCACCGCCCTGGACGTGACCATCCAGGCGCAGATCATGGAGCTGCTGCTGAGCCTGCAGAAAGAGCAGGACATGGCTCTGGTGCTGATTACCCACGACCTGGCCGTGGTGGCCGAGACCGCCCAGCGTGTGTGTGTGATGTACGCCGGCCAGGCGGTCGAGGTCGGCCAGGTGCCCGGCCTGTTCGACATGCCTGCGCACCCCTACAGCGAAGCGCTGCTGGCGGCGATTCCCGAGCACAGCCTGGGCGCCGAACGGCTGGCCACCCTGCCCGGCCTGGTGCCGGGCCGCTATGACCGGCCACAGGGCTGCCTGCTGTCACCGCGCTGCCCCTACGTGCAGGACAACTGCCGCACGCAACGCCCGGCGCTGGATGCCAAGGCCCACAGCCTGGCGCGCTGCTTCTATCCCTTGAACCAGGAGGTGGCGTGA
- a CDS encoding peptide ABC transporter ATP-binding protein: MSVVLTARDLHRHYEVSQGLFKGNATVRALNGVSFELEAGKTLAVVGESGCGKSTLARALTLIEEPSSGSLQIAGREVAGASKADRKQLRRDVQMVFQSPYASLNPRQKIGDQLGEPLLINTDLSRAERRERVQAMMSQVGLRPEHYQRYPHMFSGGQRQRIALARAMMLQPKVLVADEPTSALDVSIQAQVLNLFMDLQAEFQTAYVFISHNLSVVRHVADTVLVMYLGRPAEMGPKEAIYERPLHPYTQALLSATPAIHPDPLKPKIRIAGELPNPLNPPSGCAFHKRCPYATERCAIEVPALRELDRRQVACHHAEQFVAA, encoded by the coding sequence ATGAGCGTCGTACTGACTGCCCGCGACCTGCATCGCCACTACGAAGTCTCCCAGGGGCTGTTCAAGGGCAACGCCACTGTGCGTGCCCTGAATGGCGTGTCGTTCGAACTGGAAGCCGGCAAGACCCTGGCGGTGGTCGGCGAGTCCGGCTGCGGCAAATCCACCCTGGCCCGCGCCCTGACCCTCATCGAAGAGCCGTCGTCCGGCTCGCTGCAGATCGCCGGCCGTGAAGTCGCCGGGGCCAGCAAGGCGGACCGCAAGCAACTGCGCCGTGACGTGCAGATGGTCTTCCAGAGCCCCTACGCCTCGCTCAACCCGCGGCAGAAGATCGGTGACCAATTGGGCGAACCGCTGCTGATCAACACCGACCTCAGCCGTGCCGAGCGCCGCGAGCGGGTCCAGGCGATGATGAGCCAGGTGGGCCTGCGCCCTGAGCACTACCAGCGCTACCCGCACATGTTCTCCGGCGGCCAGCGCCAGCGTATCGCCCTGGCACGGGCGATGATGCTGCAGCCCAAGGTGCTGGTGGCCGACGAACCGACCTCGGCCCTGGACGTGTCGATCCAGGCCCAAGTGCTGAACCTGTTCATGGACCTGCAGGCCGAGTTCCAGACCGCCTACGTGTTCATTTCCCACAACCTCTCGGTGGTGCGCCACGTGGCCGACACGGTGCTGGTCATGTACCTGGGCCGCCCGGCGGAAATGGGCCCCAAGGAAGCCATCTACGAGCGTCCGCTGCACCCTTACACTCAGGCGCTGCTGTCGGCCACCCCGGCGATTCACCCCGACCCGCTGAAGCCGAAGATCCGCATCGCCGGCGAGCTGCCCAACCCGCTCAATCCGCCTTCGGGCTGCGCCTTCCACAAGCGCTGCCCGTATGCCACCGAGCGCTGTGCCATCGAGGTGCCCGCACTGCGTGAGCTGGACCGCCGCCAAGTGGCCTGCCACCACGCCGAGCAATTCGTCGCCGCTTGA
- the acs gene encoding acetate--CoA ligase, whose translation MFEISDFPQADAVRRAASLSPEAYQRLYRQSVDQPEQFWAEQAKALLDWQAPFTEVCQADLHSGQARWFAGGRLNVSYNCIDRHLASRGDQPAIIWEGDNPSESAEITYRKLHHHVARLANVLKRRGVKKGDRVCIYMPMIPEAAYAMLACARIGAVHSVVFGGFSPEALRDRILDADCHTVITADEGVRGGKYIPLKSNVDKALKSCPDVSTVLVVERTQGEIDWVKDRDLWYHEALHGISDDCPPEPMDAEDPLFILYTSGSTGKPKGVLHTSGGYLLQAALTHRHVFDYQDGEIFWCTADVGWVTGHSYIVYGPLANGATTLMFEGVPNYPDASRFWQVIDKHQVNIFYTAPTALRALMREGPGPLQSTSRASLRVLGSVGEPINPEAWEWYFRQVGQERCPIVDTWWQTETGGIMLSPLVGDPRIKPGCATRPLFGVQPVLLDDKGQEIQGPGSGLLAIKASWPGQIRSVYGNPQRMLDTYFKPYPGYYFTGDGARRDEDGDYWITGRVDDVLNVSGHRIGTAEVESALVLHDSIAEAAVVGYPHDVKGMGIYAFITPINGVEPDETLKKELLAHVSAEIGSFAKPELIQWAPALPKTRSGKIMRRILRKIACNELDSLGDTSTLADPSVVDELIDKRLNR comes from the coding sequence ATGTTCGAGATCAGCGATTTCCCCCAGGCTGATGCAGTGCGTCGTGCCGCCAGCCTGAGCCCCGAGGCTTACCAGCGCCTGTACCGCCAGTCGGTGGACCAGCCGGAGCAGTTCTGGGCCGAACAGGCCAAGGCCCTGCTCGACTGGCAGGCGCCCTTCACCGAGGTCTGCCAGGCCGACCTGCACAGCGGCCAGGCCCGCTGGTTCGCCGGTGGCCGGCTCAACGTCAGCTACAACTGCATCGACCGCCACCTGGCCAGCCGTGGCGACCAGCCGGCGATCATCTGGGAAGGCGACAACCCTAGCGAATCGGCGGAAATCACCTACCGCAAGCTGCACCACCACGTGGCGCGGCTGGCCAACGTACTCAAGCGGCGCGGGGTGAAAAAAGGCGACCGGGTGTGCATCTACATGCCGATGATCCCTGAGGCCGCCTACGCCATGCTGGCCTGCGCGCGCATCGGTGCGGTGCATTCGGTGGTGTTCGGCGGCTTTTCGCCGGAGGCGCTGCGCGACCGCATCCTGGATGCCGACTGCCACACGGTGATCACCGCCGACGAGGGCGTGCGCGGCGGCAAGTACATTCCTCTCAAGAGCAACGTCGACAAGGCGCTGAAAAGCTGCCCGGATGTCAGCACCGTGCTGGTGGTCGAACGCACCCAGGGCGAGATCGACTGGGTCAAGGACCGCGACCTCTGGTACCACGAGGCCCTGCACGGCATCAGCGACGACTGCCCGCCCGAACCGATGGACGCCGAGGACCCGCTGTTCATCCTCTACACCTCGGGCAGCACCGGCAAACCCAAGGGCGTGTTGCACACCAGCGGTGGCTACCTGCTGCAGGCCGCCCTCACCCACAGGCATGTATTCGACTACCAGGACGGCGAGATCTTCTGGTGCACCGCCGACGTCGGCTGGGTCACCGGACACAGCTACATCGTCTACGGCCCGCTGGCCAACGGCGCCACCACACTGATGTTCGAAGGCGTGCCCAACTACCCGGACGCCTCGCGCTTCTGGCAGGTGATCGACAAGCACCAGGTGAACATCTTCTACACCGCGCCCACCGCCCTGCGTGCGCTGATGCGCGAAGGCCCCGGCCCCTTGCAGAGCACCTCGCGGGCCAGCCTGCGGGTGCTGGGCAGCGTCGGCGAACCGATCAACCCGGAAGCCTGGGAGTGGTATTTCCGCCAGGTCGGCCAGGAACGCTGCCCGATCGTAGACACCTGGTGGCAGACCGAGACCGGCGGCATCATGCTCAGCCCGCTGGTCGGCGATCCACGCATCAAGCCCGGCTGCGCCACGCGTCCGCTGTTCGGCGTGCAGCCGGTGCTGCTCGACGACAAAGGCCAGGAAATCCAGGGCCCCGGCAGCGGCCTGCTGGCGATCAAGGCCAGTTGGCCGGGGCAGATCCGCAGCGTGTACGGCAACCCGCAACGCATGCTCGACACCTACTTCAAGCCCTACCCCGGCTACTACTTCACCGGCGACGGCGCACGCCGCGACGAAGACGGCGACTACTGGATCACCGGGCGGGTCGACGACGTGCTCAATGTGTCCGGCCACCGTATCGGCACCGCCGAGGTGGAAAGCGCCCTGGTGCTGCACGACAGCATCGCCGAAGCCGCGGTGGTGGGTTACCCGCATGATGTGAAGGGCATGGGCATCTACGCCTTCATCACCCCGATCAACGGCGTAGAGCCTGACGAGACCTTGAAGAAGGAACTGCTGGCGCATGTCAGCGCCGAGATCGGCAGCTTCGCCAAGCCGGAGCTGATCCAGTGGGCACCGGCGCTGCCCAAGACCCGTTCGGGCAAGATCATGCGGCGCATCCTGCGCAAGATCGCCTGCAACGAACTGGACAGCCTCGGCGACACCTCGACCCTGGCCGACCCGAGCGTGGTCGATGAGCTGATCGACAAGCGCCTGAACCGCTGA
- a CDS encoding oxygenase MpaB family protein: MEFIRRRLEAQVLNLTGLALGQLDLENPKGDPGLFGPEAVCWRVNGDFTSMLIGGISALMLQALHPLALAGVWDHSSFRQDMLGRLRRTGQFISGTTYGSTRDAEWLIDKVRRIHLQITGTAPDGRPYAASDPHLLTWVHVAEVSSFMAAHLRYLNPQLSLAEQDTYFAETARVAQLLGARDVPQSRQAIDAYLTRMRSELLCDARSHEVVRLLLAEPAPNPLVAPFGKLMMQAGIDLLPDWASAMLGRQQSPRKRALVRAAVRQVAPLLRWAVRNGSVHRARRRMAG, encoded by the coding sequence ATGGAATTCATTCGCCGTCGTCTCGAAGCCCAGGTGCTCAACCTCACGGGCCTGGCCCTGGGTCAGCTGGACCTGGAAAACCCCAAGGGCGACCCCGGGCTGTTCGGCCCCGAGGCAGTGTGCTGGCGGGTCAACGGCGACTTCACCAGCATGCTGATCGGCGGTATCAGCGCGCTGATGCTGCAGGCCCTGCACCCCCTGGCGCTGGCCGGGGTGTGGGACCATTCCAGCTTCCGCCAGGACATGCTCGGCCGCCTGCGCCGCACCGGGCAGTTCATCTCCGGCACCACCTACGGCTCGACCCGTGATGCCGAATGGCTGATCGACAAGGTGCGGCGCATCCACCTGCAGATCACCGGCACCGCGCCCGACGGCCGGCCCTATGCCGCCAGCGACCCGCACCTGCTGACCTGGGTGCACGTGGCAGAGGTGAGCAGCTTCATGGCCGCCCACCTGCGCTACCTCAACCCGCAGCTGTCGCTGGCCGAGCAGGACACCTACTTCGCCGAGACCGCCCGCGTGGCACAGCTGCTTGGCGCCCGCGACGTGCCGCAATCGCGCCAGGCCATCGACGCCTACCTCACGCGGATGCGCAGCGAACTGCTGTGCGACGCACGCAGCCATGAGGTGGTGCGCCTGCTGCTCGCCGAGCCGGCGCCCAATCCGTTGGTGGCGCCGTTCGGCAAGCTGATGATGCAGGCCGGCATCGACCTGCTGCCCGACTGGGCCAGCGCCATGCTCGGGCGCCAGCAGAGTCCGCGTAAGCGCGCACTGGTCCGCGCTGCCGTACGCCAGGTGGCACCGCTGCTGCGCTGGGCCGTGCGCAATGGCTCGGTACACCGCGCCCGACGGCGCATGGCCGGCTGA
- a CDS encoding acetyl-CoA C-acetyltransferase, protein MQDVVIVAATRTAIGTFQGSLASVPAVDLGAAVIRRLLETTGLDGALVDEVIMGQVLTAGAGQNPARQAAVKAGLPFSVPAMTLNKVCGSGLKALHLAAQAIRCGDADIVIAGGQENMSLANYVLPGARTGLRMGHTNLVDTMISDGLWDAFNDYHMGITAENLAEQYQIDRDAQDAFAAASQQKALAAIEAGRFAAEITPIMIPQRKGEPLRFDTDEQPRAGTTAETLGKLKAAFKKDGTVTAGNASSLNDGAAAVLLMSAAKAEQLGLPVLAKVAAYASAGVDPAIMGIGPVSATRRCLQKAGWSLDELELIEANEAFAAQALSVGKELGFDPERLNVNGGAIALGHPIGASGCRVLVTLLHEMIRRDVHKGLATLCIGGGQGVALALAR, encoded by the coding sequence ATGCAAGACGTCGTTATCGTAGCCGCCACCCGCACCGCCATCGGCACCTTCCAGGGCTCGCTGGCCAGCGTACCGGCCGTGGACCTGGGCGCGGCGGTGATCCGTCGCCTGCTGGAAACCACCGGGCTCGACGGCGCGCTGGTCGACGAAGTGATCATGGGCCAGGTGCTCACCGCCGGCGCCGGGCAGAACCCCGCCCGTCAGGCTGCGGTCAAGGCCGGGCTGCCGTTCAGCGTACCGGCCATGACCCTCAACAAGGTCTGCGGCTCGGGGCTCAAGGCACTGCACCTGGCCGCCCAGGCGATCCGCTGCGGCGACGCCGACATCGTCATCGCCGGCGGCCAGGAGAACATGAGCCTGGCCAACTATGTGCTCCCCGGCGCCCGCACCGGCCTGCGCATGGGCCACACCAACCTGGTCGACACCATGATCAGCGACGGCCTGTGGGACGCCTTCAACGACTACCACATGGGCATCACCGCCGAAAACCTGGCCGAGCAGTACCAGATCGACCGCGACGCCCAGGACGCCTTCGCCGCCGCCTCGCAGCAGAAAGCCCTGGCCGCCATCGAGGCCGGCCGCTTCGCTGCCGAAATCACCCCCATCATGATTCCCCAGCGCAAGGGCGAGCCGCTGCGCTTCGACACCGACGAGCAGCCGCGTGCCGGCACCACCGCCGAGACCCTGGGCAAGCTCAAGGCAGCGTTCAAGAAAGATGGCACGGTGACCGCCGGCAATGCCTCGTCGCTCAACGACGGTGCGGCGGCGGTGCTGCTGATGAGCGCCGCCAAGGCCGAGCAACTGGGCCTGCCGGTGCTGGCGAAAGTGGCAGCCTACGCCAGCGCTGGCGTCGACCCGGCGATCATGGGCATCGGCCCGGTCAGCGCCACCCGCCGCTGCCTGCAGAAGGCCGGCTGGAGCCTCGACGAGCTGGAGCTGATCGAAGCCAACGAAGCCTTCGCCGCCCAGGCGCTGTCGGTGGGCAAAGAACTCGGGTTCGACCCCGAGCGGCTGAACGTCAACGGCGGCGCCATCGCCCTCGGCCACCCCATCGGCGCCTCGGGCTGCCGGGTGCTGGTGACCCTGCTGCACGAAATGATCCGCCGCGACGTGCACAAGGGCCTGGCGACCCTGTGCATCGGCGGTGGCCAGGGCGTGGCCCTGGCCCTGGCGCGCTGA
- a CDS encoding AraC family transcriptional regulator, whose protein sequence is MGTDRWISLRLDTETGIETIRAHFTGHAYDPHWHDSYLVGFTEQGVQQFHCRRQLHSSTPGQAFLLEPGEIHDGHAPAPGGFTYSTLYLQPHWLRGQMQALFEDAPDDCLPGFAHTLAEEPQLVRHIAEAFNALHGQDLRIVRHAALDRLLEALSAALHWRRVEQRSPHLPAVAMRAREYLHAHVEQDIGLNDLAAATGTDRFRLSRAFKAAYGLAPHAYLVQLRLSLARRLLRQGSTPADVAAALGFADQSHLGRWFRRAYGLSPAGYCRHCTNLPDR, encoded by the coding sequence ATGGGCACAGACCGCTGGATCAGTCTCAGGCTGGATACCGAAACCGGTATCGAGACCATCCGTGCCCATTTCACCGGCCATGCCTACGATCCGCACTGGCACGACAGCTACCTGGTGGGTTTCACCGAGCAGGGCGTGCAGCAGTTCCACTGCCGCCGCCAGTTGCACAGCAGCACGCCGGGCCAGGCGTTTCTGCTGGAGCCAGGCGAAATCCACGACGGCCATGCGCCAGCGCCAGGCGGCTTCACCTACTCCACGCTGTACCTGCAACCGCACTGGCTGCGGGGGCAGATGCAGGCGCTGTTCGAAGACGCACCCGACGACTGCCTGCCCGGCTTTGCCCATACCCTGGCCGAAGAGCCGCAGTTGGTCAGGCATATCGCCGAAGCCTTCAATGCCCTGCATGGCCAGGACCTGCGCATCGTGCGCCATGCCGCACTGGACAGGCTGCTGGAGGCACTCAGCGCGGCGCTGCACTGGCGCCGTGTCGAGCAGCGCAGCCCGCACCTGCCGGCGGTGGCGATGCGCGCCAGAGAATACCTGCACGCGCATGTCGAGCAGGACATCGGCCTCAACGACCTGGCGGCGGCCACCGGCACCGATCGCTTTCGCCTGTCACGGGCCTTCAAGGCCGCCTACGGCCTGGCACCCCACGCCTACCTGGTGCAACTGCGCCTGAGCCTGGCGCGGCGCCTGTTGCGCCAGGGCTCGACCCCGGCGGACGTCGCTGCGGCGCTGGGCTTTGCCGACCAGAGCCACCTGGGCCGCTGGTTCCGCCGCGCCTACGGCCTCAGCCCGGCCGGCTATTGCAGGCATTGCACAAACCTTCCAGACCGCTAG